TAGTAACGCCCGCGCAACGCACGCCTAAAAGCAAAAACGGATGAATACTCATCCGTTTTATGCAATCTGTGAGCGCTGCGAAAACCTTGGTCAGCGCCCGAGGGCGACGTCACCTCAGACTGCGAGGCGATGACGGCCCTTGGCACGACGTGCGCGGATGACCGCACGGCCGCCACGGGTCTTCATGCGGACCAGGAAGCCGTGGGTGCGCTTGCGACGGACAACGGAGGGCTGATAAGTGCGTTTCATGATCGGACTGCCAGTGTTAGGTCAAACGCGAGAGTTAAATGGATAATCCCATGTTTGTCAATAAGAATTTTTAGTCGAGCCTGTGGATAAGTCCGTCCGGGAGGTTTAGAATGACGCACTTTCGTGCCCCCGGCCCGC
This region of Thauera sp. JM12B12 genomic DNA includes:
- the rpmH gene encoding 50S ribosomal protein L34 — translated: MKRTYQPSVVRRKRTHGFLVRMKTRGGRAVIRARRAKGRHRLAV